The following proteins are encoded in a genomic region of Cronobacter universalis NCTC 9529:
- a CDS encoding PTS transporter subunit EIIC: protein MGTQEAINNIIRLVGGQGNINKVWHCMTRLRFDLVDDGKVDQTAIQKLPGVLGAQLQSDQFQVIIGPKVNSWYEQMLTALGDKPAAATAPAKGRKGLISLFMDTVSGVFGPIVPAIAGAGMIKGLLAGLIALKVVSAKSDTVMIIDLIASGVFYFLPFFLAVSAAKIFKANEYLAAAVAACLMYPSLIDAAKALATHQEGAVSALWLLNAIPVSVFNYSASVIPVIFSVLALSYIHRWVDRIMPDVLKTVFTPTLTLFIGALAALVVIGPIGIWLGKGLALFIEGLFSISASFAGLIVGAIRPVAVLTGMHHAMTPIALQNFSDRGYDMLMPMMFMANMAIAGSTFAIWRLSKDRQEKTVTLSAAISALLGITEPALFGVLTRYKKAFISATIASSLASAFIAFFGVRLYGYILSSIFSLPAYIGPYFIFALSGVVMALVISFVLTTVLVGKDATGQA, encoded by the coding sequence ATAATATTATTCGTCTGGTGGGCGGCCAGGGGAATATTAATAAAGTCTGGCACTGCATGACGCGGCTGCGCTTCGATTTAGTTGATGATGGAAAAGTCGATCAGACGGCGATCCAAAAGCTGCCCGGCGTGCTGGGCGCGCAGCTCCAGAGCGATCAGTTTCAGGTCATCATTGGGCCGAAAGTGAATAGCTGGTACGAACAGATGCTCACCGCGCTCGGCGATAAACCTGCCGCCGCCACGGCGCCCGCCAAAGGGCGTAAGGGCCTGATTTCGCTCTTTATGGATACCGTCTCCGGCGTGTTTGGCCCGATTGTGCCGGCCATTGCGGGCGCCGGTATGATCAAAGGTTTGCTGGCAGGCTTAATCGCGCTGAAAGTCGTGTCCGCGAAAAGCGATACGGTGATGATTATCGATCTGATCGCAAGCGGCGTATTTTACTTCCTGCCGTTTTTCCTCGCCGTTTCCGCCGCCAAAATCTTTAAGGCCAATGAGTACCTGGCGGCAGCCGTCGCCGCGTGCCTGATGTACCCGTCGCTGATAGATGCGGCCAAAGCGCTGGCGACGCATCAGGAAGGCGCGGTCAGCGCGCTCTGGCTGCTCAATGCCATTCCGGTGTCGGTGTTTAACTACTCGGCGAGCGTCATCCCGGTGATTTTCTCGGTCCTGGCCCTGAGCTATATCCACCGCTGGGTCGACCGCATTATGCCTGACGTGCTGAAAACCGTGTTTACGCCCACGCTGACGCTGTTTATCGGCGCGCTGGCGGCGCTGGTGGTGATAGGCCCGATAGGGATCTGGTTAGGCAAAGGGCTGGCGCTGTTTATTGAAGGGCTGTTCAGCATCTCGGCGAGTTTCGCCGGGTTGATTGTCGGCGCCATTCGCCCGGTTGCCGTACTGACCGGTATGCATCACGCCATGACGCCGATCGCGCTGCAAAACTTCAGCGATCGCGGTTACGACATGCTGATGCCGATGATGTTTATGGCCAACATGGCGATTGCCGGCTCGACGTTTGCCATCTGGCGCCTGAGTAAAGACCGACAGGAGAAAACCGTCACGCTCTCCGCGGCGATTTCCGCGCTGCTCGGCATTACCGAACCCGCGCTGTTTGGCGTACTTACGCGCTATAAAAAAGCCTTTATCTCGGCCACGATCGCAAGCTCGCTGGCCTCGGCGTTTATCGCTTTCTTTGGCGTGCGGCTTTACGGGTACATTCTGTCGAGCATTTTCAGTCTGCCCGCCTATATCGGCCCCTATTTCATTTTTGCGCTGTCGGGCGTGGTGATGGCGCTGGTGATTTCTTTCGTGCTCACCACTGTGCTGGTGGGTAAGGACGCGACCGGCCAGGCGTGA
- a CDS encoding alpha/beta fold hydrolase, translating into MSTIKTQDGTQIYYKDWGAGKPVLFSHGWPLDADMWDSQMNFLAERGYRVIAFDRRGFGRSDQPWNGYDYDTFASDINDLIEALDLHDVTLVGFSMGGGDVARYIGNYGTSRIAALVLLGAVTPVFGKIGDYSQGVDLSVFDGIRDGLRKDRAQFISDFAATFYGTNAGQTVSEGVLTQTLNIALLASLKGTIDCVTAFSETDFRGDLQKVDVPTLVIHGSNDQVVPFESTGKVAAEMIENAELKVYDNGPHGFAVTHQDQLNDDLLAFLKSL; encoded by the coding sequence ATGAGCACGATCAAGACGCAGGACGGCACGCAGATCTATTACAAAGACTGGGGCGCAGGCAAACCGGTGCTGTTCAGCCACGGCTGGCCGCTGGATGCGGACATGTGGGACAGCCAGATGAATTTCCTGGCGGAGCGCGGCTACCGCGTGATTGCGTTTGACCGTCGCGGCTTCGGGCGTTCCGATCAGCCGTGGAACGGTTATGACTATGACACTTTTGCGTCTGACATCAACGACCTTATTGAGGCGCTGGATCTTCACGATGTCACGCTGGTGGGCTTCTCCATGGGCGGCGGCGATGTGGCGCGCTATATCGGCAACTACGGCACGTCGCGCATTGCGGCGCTGGTGCTGCTGGGCGCCGTGACGCCGGTGTTCGGTAAAATCGGCGATTACAGCCAGGGCGTGGATCTTTCCGTCTTTGACGGTATTCGCGACGGCCTGCGTAAAGATCGCGCGCAGTTTATCAGCGATTTCGCCGCGACGTTCTACGGCACCAACGCAGGCCAGACGGTGTCGGAAGGCGTGCTGACCCAGACGCTGAATATCGCGCTGCTGGCCTCGCTGAAAGGGACTATCGACTGCGTCACCGCCTTCTCGGAAACCGACTTCCGCGGCGACCTGCAAAAAGTGGATGTGCCGACGCTTGTGATCCACGGCAGCAACGACCAGGTCGTGCCGTTTGAATCCACCGGTAAAGTGGCGGCGGAGATGATCGAGAATGCTGAACTGAAAGTGTACGACAACGGCCCGCACGGCTTTGCCGTGACCCATCAGGACCAGCTGAACGACGATCTGCTGGCGTTCCTGAAATCCCTCTAA
- a CDS encoding ArsR/SmtB family transcription factor, giving the protein MGNPGRHPLTDADPAPGLEQAMSGVATAMADPSRVMMLCALMDGRAWTATELSAVADIAPSTASAHLARLLDHGLVVCLSQGRHRYYRLAGHDIAGLLETLMGVSMSPRRQPAISTPGHLRHARTCYDHLAGELAVQLYAFMLEEKWLTPDGDALTPFGRERFAALGVPLNPKPRRKACCPCLDWSERRYHLGGDAGAALLTQFLREGWLLRTPGYREVTVTAAGRAALRRIFAIESAVTV; this is encoded by the coding sequence ATGGGCAATCCCGGACGACACCCCCTGACAGACGCCGACCCGGCGCCAGGGCTTGAGCAGGCGATGTCGGGCGTCGCGACGGCGATGGCCGATCCGTCGCGCGTCATGATGCTCTGCGCGCTGATGGACGGCAGGGCGTGGACCGCGACGGAGCTCAGCGCGGTGGCGGATATCGCGCCGTCCACCGCGAGCGCGCATCTCGCCCGGTTGCTTGATCACGGGCTGGTGGTCTGCCTCTCTCAGGGGCGCCACCGCTACTACCGGCTGGCGGGCCACGACATCGCCGGGCTGCTCGAGACGCTGATGGGCGTTTCCATGAGCCCACGCCGCCAGCCTGCGATCAGTACGCCGGGGCATTTGCGGCACGCGCGCACCTGCTATGACCATCTGGCGGGCGAACTCGCCGTGCAGCTCTATGCGTTTATGCTGGAGGAAAAATGGCTGACGCCGGATGGCGACGCGCTCACGCCGTTCGGGCGCGAGCGCTTTGCGGCGCTTGGCGTGCCGCTTAATCCAAAACCCCGGCGCAAAGCCTGCTGTCCGTGCCTCGACTGGAGCGAGCGGCGTTATCACCTGGGCGGCGATGCCGGCGCGGCCTTGCTGACGCAGTTTTTACGCGAGGGCTGGCTTCTGAGAACGCCGGGCTACCGGGAAGTGACCGTTACCGCCGCCGGGCGCGCCGCGCTGCGTCGTATCTTTGCCATAGAGAGCGCGGTAACAGTCTGA
- a CDS encoding antibiotic biosynthesis monooxygenase family protein: MIAVLFEAQALPEAQQRYFELAAALKPLLADAPGFIDLERFQSLTAPDKILSLSWWESEEAVRQWKGNLMHQAAQQEGREKIFAHYRIRVAQVLRDYSSEEKDNAHV; this comes from the coding sequence ATGATAGCCGTTTTATTTGAAGCGCAGGCGCTGCCAGAGGCGCAACAACGTTATTTTGAGCTCGCCGCGGCCCTGAAGCCGCTGCTGGCGGATGCGCCAGGGTTTATTGATCTTGAGCGGTTTCAGAGCCTCACCGCGCCCGACAAGATCCTGTCGCTCTCCTGGTGGGAAAGCGAAGAGGCGGTGCGTCAGTGGAAAGGCAATCTGATGCATCAGGCCGCGCAGCAGGAAGGGCGTGAGAAGATTTTCGCGCATTACCGGATCCGCGTGGCGCAGGTGCTCCGCGATTATTCATCTGAAGAAAAGGATAACGCACATGTATGA
- a CDS encoding GNAT family N-acetyltransferase yields MTFRIRKTAINDIASLAAIERSADSAFETIPTLAWVATDGVQPEDLHRRLCEQGYSAVVVNSHDSPVGFINGEYSDGALHILGVAVMRDCQGMGLGKMLMADAIRHAREKQLTELTLTTFRNVPWNQPFYARLGFQVISDAEMPDRLARLLDEEAAHGFARDSRCAMRLALWRLSGAVPGAAINRY; encoded by the coding sequence ATGACATTTCGCATCAGAAAGACCGCAATCAACGATATCGCAAGCCTGGCAGCCATCGAGCGCTCGGCGGACAGCGCCTTTGAGACCATACCGACGCTCGCCTGGGTGGCGACCGATGGCGTTCAGCCTGAGGATTTACATCGCCGGCTTTGTGAGCAGGGTTATTCGGCGGTGGTGGTCAACAGCCATGACAGTCCCGTCGGATTTATTAACGGCGAATATAGTGACGGCGCGCTCCATATTCTCGGCGTGGCGGTAATGCGCGACTGTCAGGGAATGGGGCTTGGAAAGATGCTGATGGCAGACGCCATTCGCCACGCACGGGAAAAACAGCTCACGGAACTGACGCTGACGACTTTCCGAAACGTACCGTGGAATCAGCCCTTTTATGCGCGACTGGGTTTTCAGGTGATTTCAGACGCCGAGATGCCGGATCGTCTGGCCCGCCTCCTTGATGAAGAAGCCGCGCACGGCTTTGCGCGTGACAGCCGCTGCGCCATGAGGTTAGCGCTCTGGCGTCTCAGCGGCGCCGTGCCAGGCGCCGCGATAAATCGTTATTGA
- a CDS encoding thioredoxin fold domain-containing protein, which yields MKYTALLALAMFCVHSGSALSATPVSAKQTPDESYQETIKALPALQPITFKSAHETHQVLVFIDNQCVYCTNVVKNVTKYTDAGLTMSFLTIAPDSIHDSVIADMARVWCSPDKQKSLKNAMVGFLPDNDATAECEKLINAQSAFAIKNGVEVTPTMVVLDNPPQVFLGSLTADAILARLPATPHQ from the coding sequence ATGAAATATACCGCGTTACTGGCGCTCGCCATGTTTTGTGTACACAGCGGCAGTGCATTATCGGCGACACCCGTGTCAGCGAAGCAGACGCCGGATGAGAGCTATCAGGAAACCATAAAAGCCTTACCTGCGCTTCAGCCTATCACTTTTAAATCGGCGCACGAAACGCATCAGGTGCTGGTATTTATCGATAACCAGTGTGTGTATTGCACCAACGTGGTTAAAAACGTAACTAAGTACACCGATGCGGGCCTGACGATGTCTTTTTTAACTATTGCGCCTGATTCTATCCATGATTCCGTTATTGCGGATATGGCCAGAGTATGGTGTTCCCCCGATAAACAGAAAAGCCTGAAGAATGCGATGGTGGGATTTCTGCCGGATAATGACGCCACGGCGGAATGTGAAAAGCTGATTAACGCGCAATCCGCTTTTGCGATTAAAAATGGCGTTGAAGTGACGCCAACGATGGTCGTGCTGGATAACCCGCCGCAGGTATTTTTAGGCTCCCTGACGGCTGACGCTATTCTTGCCCGACTCCCGGCGACGCCGCATCAATAA
- a CDS encoding VOC family protein, protein MSFTHMRIARPVTDLDTSFRLWSQGLGLTRLADFTDHAGFSGIMLGRRDVPWHLEFTVCLAHPVTPSPGHEDLLVLYYPDNAEWQRVCRSLEEVGFIRTPSFNPYWDINGQTWMDHDGYRVVVQNQAW, encoded by the coding sequence ATGTCTTTTACCCATATGCGCATCGCAAGGCCCGTCACCGATCTGGATACCTCTTTCCGGCTCTGGTCGCAAGGGCTGGGCCTGACGCGTCTTGCGGATTTTACCGATCACGCGGGCTTCAGCGGCATTATGCTGGGGCGCAGGGATGTGCCCTGGCATCTCGAATTTACGGTCTGTCTCGCGCACCCTGTTACGCCGTCGCCCGGCCATGAAGATCTGCTGGTCCTCTATTACCCTGATAACGCCGAATGGCAGCGCGTATGCCGCTCGCTTGAAGAGGTTGGGTTTATCCGCACGCCGTCTTTTAACCCTTACTGGGATATCAATGGGCAAACCTGGATGGACCATGATGGTTACCGGGTGGTGGTGCAAAATCAGGCGTGGTAA